TTGTAAGCTTAAAAAATGACAACCATGAATCCCGGAGATACAACTTCAAAACGGCCACTCGTTACCACCATCAGGGAGCGGTGCCGGGTTTGCTACACCTGTGTGCGGGAATGTCCGGCCAAGGCCATCAAAATCAGCAATGGCCAGGCAGAAGTTATGTCGGAAAGGTGTATCGGATGCGGCAATTGTATAAAGGTGTGCAGTCAGAATGCAAAGGTTTTCCGGAAAGAGATTGATAAAGTGAGGGAACTGATCGACAGCAAACAAAGGGTTGCTGCCATTGTCGCACCAAGCTTCCCGGCCGAGTTTTCAGAAATAAAGAATCACCGGCTGCTGGTATCATTGATTCGTGCCCAGGGATTCAGATATGTTTCAGAAGTTTCATTCGGTGCAGACCTGGTTGCCGGGGAATACAAGAAGATCATACAATCGAAGCGTTATCCTCCGGTAATCTCTTCAGATTGTCCGGCCATTGTAAACTACATCGAACACTATCATCCTGACCTGGTAGGATCACTGGCAAACATCGTTTCGCCAATGGTTGCCATGACCCGGGTAATGCGCAGGAAATACGGCACAGACCTTAAAATTGTTTTCATCGGGCCCTGCATAGCAAAAAAGGATGAATCGTCCGAAGTGGATGCCGCCATCACCTTCAGGGAACTCAGGGAGATGATTAACCAGACAGGGCTGAAACCTGCAGAGGTAAGTCCCACTGAGTTTGACCCTCCTTTGGGGGGCAAAGGATCCATATTTCCTGTTAGCAGGGGATTGCTCAACACAATGGAGGTTGAAGAAGATATTTTTGAAAGAAATGTGATTGTAGCCGACGGACGCAGCGATTTTCAGGAAGCCATCAGGGAGTTTGAGAGCGGACAGATTGCCCAGGAACACCTGGAATTACTTTGCTGCGAAGGCTGTATTATGGGCCCCGGCATGTCTCCTTATCCCTTCCTTTCATCACTCAGCCGCAGATTCAGAAAAAGGGCCAGTGTAAGCGACTATGTAATTCACAAGATGGAAACCATGGATATGGACCAGTGGAAAAAAGATTACGAGGAATTTTCGGATCTCGATCTTTTCTGTGAATTTACAAAGCGCGACATTCGTTACAGCAGACCTGACAACGAAGAAATCAGAAAGGCGCTGAATAAAATGGGAAAATTTGAGCCGC
This sequence is a window from Lentimicrobium saccharophilum. Protein-coding genes within it:
- a CDS encoding [Fe-Fe] hydrogenase large subunit C-terminal domain-containing protein, with product MTTMNPGDTTSKRPLVTTIRERCRVCYTCVRECPAKAIKISNGQAEVMSERCIGCGNCIKVCSQNAKVFRKEIDKVRELIDSKQRVAAIVAPSFPAEFSEIKNHRLLVSLIRAQGFRYVSEVSFGADLVAGEYKKIIQSKRYPPVISSDCPAIVNYIEHYHPDLVGSLANIVSPMVAMTRVMRRKYGTDLKIVFIGPCIAKKDESSEVDAAITFRELREMINQTGLKPAEVSPTEFDPPLGGKGSIFPVSRGLLNTMEVEEDIFERNVIVADGRSDFQEAIREFESGQIAQEHLELLCCEGCIMGPGMSPYPFLSSLSRRFRKRASVSDYVIHKMETMDMDQWKKDYEEFSDLDLFCEFTKRDIRYSRPDNEEIRKALNKMGKFEPHDHLDCGACGYESCEEHAIAIIRGLAEHEMCLPYTIEKLHNYIRELNISNEKLANTQEALRQSEKLAGMGQLSAGIAHELNNPLGIITMYSNILKDEAPAEDPIRKDLDLIAEQAERCKKIVGGLLNFARKNQVNFTDVNINQLMEHSISSVIVPENIKISLESKVNNTEIKLDYDQMTQVFTNLLKNAIEAMPEEGGLITVEMTDSSDEITVNITDTGTGIEEENMNKLFTPFFTTKPIGKGTGLGLPIIYGIVKMHKGNITFRSNADKNKGVTGTTFTITLPRMAMT